In Phragmites australis chromosome 16, lpPhrAust1.1, whole genome shotgun sequence, one DNA window encodes the following:
- the LOC133895314 gene encoding 5'-adenylylsulfate reductase-like 4 — MSAAASAAALLLFPLLAAAGDGVCPRPPAAAAVLQQASCPAADAPGIRGHHAGVVEGDDGALQKAVTLVLQNREDFVAILFYASWCPFSKIFRTDFQKLSSFFPIIAHFSFEESRIEPRILSRYGIRAFPTLFLVNSTVRVRYHGSRTMNSLAMFYKDVTGMNPVSLDATSLERMEDTVNVIGNDKKTDQEDYLFLWARSPDRLLHQDTCLALASSFVLLRLLHFLLPKLNACLKQAWRMRLYELNRLFPSLS, encoded by the exons ATGTCGGCGGCGGCCTCCGCGGCGgcgctcctcctcttccccctcctcgccgccgccggggacGGGGTCTGTCCGAggccacccgccgccgccgcggtccTGCAGCAGGCCTCCTGCCCAGCGGCCGACGCCCCGGGGATTCGGGGCCACCACGCCGGCGTCGTCGAG GGGGACGATGGGGCTCTGCAAAAGGCAGTGACACTTGTGCTGCAGAACAGGGAAGATTTTGTTGCTATTCTTTTTTATGCTTCGTGGTGTCCTTTTTCGAAAATTTTCAGGACAGATTTTCAAAAGCTGTCATCCTTTTTCCCAATAAttgctcatttttcttttgaagaatCTCGTATCGAACCAAG AATTTTGTCAAGATACGGGATTCGTGCCTTCCCGACGCTTTTCCTTGTGAACTCTACAGTGCGTGTGCGCTATCATGGATCTCGGACTATGAATTCCCTTGCTATGTTCTATAAAGATGTTACAG GTATGAATCCTGTGTCACTGGATGCTACATCCCTGGAGAGAATGGAAGACACGGTAAATGTAATCGGTAATGACAAAAAGACCGACCAGGAGGATTATCTGTTCTTGTGGGCAAGATCACCAGACAGATTACTTCATCAAGATACATGTCTTGCATTGGCTAGCTCTTTTGTCCTCTTGAGGCTACTTCATTTCCTTCTGCCCAAGCTCAATGCATGTCTGAAGCAAGCCTGGAGGATGCGACTTTATGAACTGAATAGGTTGTTTCCTAGCTTGTCTTGA
- the LOC133895315 gene encoding mitochondrial pyruvate carrier 1-like translates to MATALKSFLNSPVGPKTTHFWGPVANWGFVLAGLVDMNKPPEMISGNMTAAMCVYSGLFMRFAWMVQPRNYLLLACHASNESVQLYQLSRWARAQGYLEKKEPEAQQ, encoded by the exons ATGGCGACGGCGCTCAAGTCGTTCTTGAACAGCCCCGTCGGCCCCAAGACCACCCACTTCTGGGGGCCCGTCGCCAACTGGGGCTTCGTCCTCGCG GGTTTAGTGGACATGAACAAGCCTCCTGAAATGATATCTGGCAATATGACAGCAG CCATGTGTGTGTATTCTGGACTCTTTATGAGGTTTGCATGGATGGTACAACCCCGGAACTACTTGCTTCTGGCATGCCATGCCTCCAATGAAAGTGTCCAGCTCTATCAGTTGTCCCGCTGGGCTAGGGCTCAGGG GTACCTGGAGAAGAAAGAGCCGGAGGCCCAACAGTAA
- the LOC133896116 gene encoding uncharacterized protein LOC133896116, which yields MDKKKAINDTEPGPAPSRAVDRFGFLKPEQSNSSEGISKSRSTPEREREERRIRKWRKMIGVGGSDWKHYVRRNPHVVKRRIRKGIPDCLRGLVWQLISGSRDLLLMNPGVYETLVIYETSASELEIIRDISRTFPSHIFFQKRHGPGQRSLYNILKAYSVYDRDVGYVQGMGFLAGLLLLYMSEEDAFWLLVALLKGAVHAPMEGLYQAGLPLVQQYLYQLEKLVMEYMPKLGLHFVEEMINPSMYASQWFITVFSYSFPFHLTLRVWDVFLYEGIKVVFQVGLALLRFCHDDLVKLPFEKILHAFRNFPEAATDPDALLPLAFSFKVSSRLEELQKEYQKRLEGSNESSSSKRLQPVVSKTMSRVGSHVVSNSTVEK from the exons ATGGATAAGAAGAAAGCGATAAATGACACTGAACCAGGACCAGCTCCTTCTCGTGCCGTGGACAGATTTGGTTTTTTAAAGCCAGAACAAAGCAATTCCTCTGAAGGAATTTCTAAAAGCAGATCCACACCTGAACGTGAGAG GGAGGAAAGGCGGATAAGAAAATGGAGGAAGATGATAGGTGTTGGTGGCAGTGACTGGAAGCATTATGTTAGAAGGAACCCCCATGTGGTTAAAAGGAGAATAAGGAAAGGGATTCCTGATTGTCTCAGAGGACTTGTTTGGCAGTTGATTTCAGGAAGCCGAGACCTCTTGCTAATGAACCCCGGGGTTTATGAG ACACTGGTGATATACGAGACATCAGCCTCCGAATTGGAAATTATTCGTGACATATCACGTACATTTCCATCTCATATTTTCTTCCAAAAAAGACATGGTCCAGGGCAAAGATCCTTGTATAACATTTTAAAAGCATATTCTGTCTATGATAGGGACGTTGGATATGTGCAG GGAATGGGATTTTTAGCAGGGCTGCTGCTTCTTTACATGAGCGAGGAGGATGCATTCTGGTTATTAGTCGCCTTGCTGAAGGGAGCTGTTCATGCTCCAATGGAAGGCTTGTATCAG GCTGGTTTGCCGCTTGTGCAGCAATATCTGTATCAGCTTGAGAAATTAGTTATGGAGTACATGCCAAAACTGGGGCTAcattttgttgaagaaatgATAAACCCAAGCATGTATGCAAGCCAATGGTTTATCACAGTTTTCTCATATTCCTTCCCATTTCATCTAACTCTTAGAGTTTGGGATGTCTTTCTTTACGAG GGTATTAAGGTGGTATTCCAAGTGGGTTTGGCTCTTTTGAGATTCTGCCATGATGATTTG GTCAAATTGCCTTTCGAGAAAATTTTACATGCCTTCAGAAACTTCCCCGAGGCGGCAACTGATCCAGATGCATTATTGCCACTTGCCTTCTCATTTAAG GTGTCCAGTCGTCTCGAGGAGCTTCAGAAAGAGTATCAGAAGCGATTGGAGGGTTCCAATGAAAGTTCAAGTAGTAAGCGGCTTCAGCCTGTCGTATCGAAAACTATGAGCAGGGTTGGTAGCCACGTCGTGTCTAACTCAACCGTCGAAAAATGA
- the LOC133894828 gene encoding uncharacterized protein LOC133894828, whose protein sequence is MYATKPLSLFRSQPEAASRPPPEGRNSGYLVVKSPDDDGDDGKTCCWGTCGGTRVWELPFPQNRVLTVRYTEDHDESNTTYADAVVFVPVPDQPLASNRYYAVIATGRRKGLVRACSREEDMTPCCFCRCISDVEPRPFDPADVYQQIEIVQRRRGRFTARAVAADGFPYFLYRKKYWRVYASKPKNYDLGEAARGLDAALRSRQLSDANLLDALPAPTNMAVGKWYCPFYLIKEDGVAPAEQMDRSAFYEVALEQRWELVHEHRGGSKLASKKAFIGGSVEARQEAGSSRHGDAYAWFRATATGQRIGVCTSVWERMRWEEYRGGWVDEEEDAGKVAGGSVLVERFVVKRMDGSVAVAFDFVHLNKIRAKEL, encoded by the coding sequence ATGTACGCAACAAAGCCGCTCTCCCTGTTCAGGAGCCAGCCGGAGGCGGCGTCACGGCCGCCGCCGGAGGGCCGGAACTCCGGCTACCTCGTCGTGAAGAGCcccgacgacgacggcgacgacggcaAGACGTGCTGCTGGGGCACGTGCGGCGGGACGCGCGTGTGGGAGCTCCCGTTCCCGCAGAACCGCGTGCTCACGGTGCGGTACACGGAGGACCACGACGAGAGCAACACCACCTACGCCGACGCCGTCGTGTTCGTGCCCGTCCCCGACCAGCCGCTCGCGTCCAACCGCTACTACGCCGTCATCGCCACGGGCAGGCGCAAGGGGCTCGTCAGGGCGTGCTCCCGCGAGGAGGACATGACCCCGTGCTGCTTCTGCCGGTGCATCAGCGACGTGGAGCCGCGGCCGTTCGACCCGGCCGACGTCTACCAGCAGATCGAGATCGTTCAGCGCCGGCGGGGGCGGTTCACGGCGAGGGCCGTCGCCGCCGACGGCTTCCCGTACTTCCTGTACCGCAAGAAGTACTGGCGCGTGTACGCGTCCAAGCCCAAAAACTACGACCTCGGCGAGGCGGCGCGGGGCCTCGACGCCGCGCTCCGATCGCGCCAGCTATCTGACGCCAACCTCCTCGACGCTCTCCCGGCGCCGACCAACATGGCCGTCGGGAAATGGTACTGCCCATTCTACCTCATCAAAGAAGACGGCGTCGCGCCAGCAGAGCAGATGGACCGCAGCGCGTTCTACGAGGTGGCGCTCGAGCAGCGCTGGGAGCTGGTGCACGAGCACCGCGGCGGCTCGAAGCTGGCCAGCAAGAAAGCATTCATCGGCGGGAGCGTGGAAGCGAGGCAGGAGGCGGGGAGCTCGCGACACGGCGATGCGTACGCATGGTTCagggcgacggcgacggggcAGAGGATCGGGGTGTGCACGAGCGTGTGGGAGAGGATGCGGTGGGAGGAGTACAGAGGTGGGTGggtcgacgaggaggaggacgccgggaagGTGGCCGGCGGATCCGTGCTGGTGGAGAGATTCGTGGTGAAGAGGATGGATGGCAGCGTGGCCGTGGCCTTTGACTTTGTGCATCTCAACAAGATCAGAGCAAAGGAGTTGTGA